In the genome of Sciurus carolinensis chromosome 3, mSciCar1.2, whole genome shotgun sequence, one region contains:
- the Cflar gene encoding CASP8 and FADD-like apoptosis regulator isoform X4 yields the protein MQSKPLGICLIIDCIGNDTEVLRHTFTSLGYEVKNFLHLPVKDIKDILHQVANLPQHQDHDSFVCVLVSRGGSQSVFGVDETRSGLSLHHIRRLFMGDKCPSLIGKPKLFFIQNYVVSEGQPEDSSLVEVDGPAVTNVDSKEPKPGPSTVHREADFFWSLCTANVSLLEQSSSSPSFYLQTLSQKLEQERKRPLLDLHLDLNHRVYDWNSRVSAKEKYCLFLQHTLRKKLILSPT from the exons aAGTTCTTCGACACACCTTCACTTCCCTAGGCTATGAAGTCAAAAATTTTTTGCATCTTCCTGTGAAAGATATAAAAGATATACTTCACCAAGTTGCCAATCTGCCCCAACACCAAGACCATGACAGCTTTGTGTGTGTCCTGGTGAGCCGAGGAGGCTCCCAAAGTGTGTTTGGCGTGGATGAGACTCGCTCAGGGTTATCCTTGCATCATATCAGAAGGTTATTCATGGGGGACAAATGTCCTTCCCTCATAGGGAAACCAAAGCTCTTTTTTATTCAGAACTATGTGGTGTCAGAGGGCCAACCGGAAGACAGCAGCCTGGTGGAGGTCGATGGTCCTGCAGTGACCAATGTGGATTCCAAGGAGCCAAAGCCTGGGCCAAGCACAGTTCACCGAGAAGCTGACTTCTTCTGGAGCCTGTGCACTGCAAACGTGTCCCTGCTGGAGCAGTCCTCTAGCTCACCCTCCTTTTACCTGCAGACCCTCTCCCAGAAACTGGAGCAAGAAAG AAAACGCCCACTTCTGGATCTTCACCTTGACCTCAACCACAGAGTGTATGATTGGAACAGCAGAGTTTCTGCCAAGGAAAAGTACTGCCTCTTTTTGCAACACACCCTGAGAAAGAAACTCATCCTGTCTCCCACGTGA